Genomic DNA from bacterium:
CTTCTTCTGTCATATTCATTGCCTATCCCCGATATAAATTCCATATTGCATTTATTACTGGTTTCTTATTCCACCCTACTGCTTCATCAGAGTTATCTAATACAACACCAGGCTTTTTCTGCTGCCCAAATGGATTTACAGCTAAAATAGGTTTGCCATATAATTTTGATCCTTCAATCTCTTTTTTAATCCATTTACTATAGCTGGCATACATGCCAGATGGAATAACAACTACATGGCTTCGACTAATCTTGTTGTAAATGGCATTTTTTAGTTGAGTATCATTTGCAGCATTATGAATTGGATCGTTTTTGGGAACGGAATAATCATGAAAAACCAGGGAGGCTTGTCCAACTGACCAATTTTCTTCAAATATCCAGCTCGATAGAGTC
This window encodes:
- a CDS encoding TIR domain-containing protein, whose translation is MSSYQIHVFISHAWAYSDHYETLSSWIFEENWSVGQASLVFHDYSVPKNDPIHNAANDTQLKNAIYNKISRSHVVVIPSGMYASYSKWIKKEIEGSKLYGKPILAVNPFGQQKKPGVVLDNSDEAVGWNKKPVINAIWNLYRG